In the genome of Aspergillus luchuensis IFO 4308 DNA, chromosome 2, nearly complete sequence, one region contains:
- the RPL20 gene encoding 60S ribosomal protein eL20 (COG:J;~EggNog:ENOG410PJYU;~InterPro:IPR023573,IPR028877,IPR021138;~PFAM:PF01775;~go_component: GO:0005840 - ribosome [Evidence IEA];~go_function: GO:0003735 - structural constituent of ribosome [Evidence IEA];~go_process: GO:0006412 - translation [Evidence IEA]) — MGRLTEYQVIGRHLPTEANPTPKLYRMRIFAPNTVVAKSRFWYFLTQLRKVKKANGEIVSINVISEKRPTKVKNFGIWLRYDSRSGTHNMYKEFREMSRTEAVEALYQDMAARHRARFGSIHILKVVEIENADSIRRPYIKQLLSKNLKFPLPHRAANSKKVFAYSRPSTFA, encoded by the exons ATGG GGCGTCTCACCGAGTACCAGGTCATTGGGCGTCACCTGCCCACCGAGGCTAACCCCACGCCCAAGCTGTACCGCATGCGCATCTTTGCGCCCAACACTGTTGTCGCTAAGTCCCGGTTCTGGTACTTCCTGACCCAGCTCCGCaaggtcaagaaggccaacGGTGAGATCGTCAGCATCAATGTG ATCAGCGAGAAGCGCCCTACCAAGGTCAAGAACTTCGGTATCTGGCTCCGCTACGACTCCCGCTCCGGCACCCACAACATGTACAAGGAGTTCCGTGAGATGAGCCGCACCGAGGCTGTTGAGGCTCTCTACCAGGACATGGCTGCCCGTCACCGTGCCCGCTTCGGCTCCATCCAC ATCCTTAAGGTTGTTGAGATCGAGAACGCCGACAGCATCCGCCGCCCCTACATCAAGCAGCTCCTCTCCAAGAACCTCAAGTTCCCCCTGCCCCACCGTGCTGCCAACAGCAAGAAGGTGTTCGCTTACTCTCGTCCCTCTACTTTCGCGTAA
- a CDS encoding ubiquitin-protein ligase RMD5 (BUSCO:EOG09263QPR;~COG:O;~EggNog:ENOG410PIAN;~InterPro:IPR027370,IPR037683,IPR013144,IPR044063, IPR013083,IPR027711,IPR024964;~PFAM:PF10607,PF13445;~TransMembrane:1 (o302-319i);~go_function: GO:0004842 - ubiquitin-protein transferase activity [Evidence IEA]), whose product MELVQKEHDRLSKKIKAGQGIKNVQSTIDLLQSARDAIAADPSQASITLAKLQNPVKASFDSINDSLKETHSGLNKYSKSLDKLFKDRPLPSTEHDVLSSQEHLINRAIAMHLLREGQFSVASEFLNEMAQKKAMKKQQEGDIGAIDNAASLLDLDEVPPGEVRQQFHTMYHILHELKENNNLLPAIQWSRENKEALEARGSNLEFELCRLQFVWLFYGGQHQQGPSPGGRQAALEYGRREFHTFLPRYLREVQQLMGAMAFCPNLRDSPYNHIFNNPSAWSDVAHSFTREFCSLLGLSADSPLYVAATAGAIALPTLLKLQTIMKAKRTEWTTENELPVEIPLPPSYLFHSIFVCPVSKEQTTDENPPMMMPCGHVIAEESLKRLCKGSRFKCPYCPSESHPREARKVFL is encoded by the exons ATGGAGCTGGTGCAGAAAGAGCACGACCGGCTttccaagaagatcaaggccgGTCAAGGTATCAAGAACGTGCAGTCTACCATAGATTTGCTTCAGTCGGCACGAGATGCAATTGCTGCAG ATCCCAGTCAAGCATCCATTACACTGGCTAAGCTCCAGAATCCCGTCAAAGCATCATTTGATTCTATCAACGATAGTCTTAAAGAAACACACAGTGGTCTGAACAAATACTCCAAATCGTTAGATAAG TTATTCAAAGACCGGCCTTTGCCAAGCACCGAACACGATGTCCTTTCCTCCCAAGAACACCTTATCAACAGAGCTATCGCCATGCACCTTCTCCGAGAAGGACAGTTTTCCGTTGCATCAGAGTTCCTGAACGAAATGGCACAAAAGAAagcgatgaagaagcagcaggaaggAGATATAGGGGCTATAGATAATGCGGCCTCGCTCTTAGATCTCGACGAAGTTCCGCCGGGCGAAGTGCGGCAACAATTCCACACTATGTACCACATTCTTCATGAGCTGAAGGAAAACAACAACCTGCTGCCGGCAATACAGTGGTCCAGGGAGAACAAGGAGGCTTTGGAGGCGAGAGGTAGTAACCTTGAGTTTGAATTGTGCAGGCTGCAATTCGTCTGGCTTTTCTACGGCGGACAACATCAGCAAGGACCCAGTCCGGGTGGGCGGCAGGCAGCTTTGGAATATGGCAGGCGTGAATTTCACACATTCTTGCCCAGGTATCTGCGCGAGGTCCAGCAGCTAATGGGTGCAATGGCCTTTTGCCCCAATCTGCGAGACTCCCCGTACAACCATATCTTCAACAATCCGTCGGCATGGTCCGATGTGGCACACTCATTCACACGAGAGTTTTGCTCGCTACTCGGATTGTCAGCAGATTCGCCCCTATATGTTGCTGCTACTGCCGGTGCCATTGCGCTGCCGACGCTGTTGAAGTTACAGACTATCATGAAAGCCAAACGAACCGAATGGACCACGGAGAACGAGCTCCCG GTCGAGATCCCGCTACCCCCGTCGTATCTCTTCCATTCTATCTTTGTATGTCCCGTATCAAAGGAGCAAACCACGGATGAGAATCCTCCCATGATGATGCCCTGTGGGCATGTAATCGCGGAGGAGTCACTCAAACGGTTGTGCAAGGGTAGCCGATTCAAGTGCCCTTACTGCCCGAGTGAGAGTCATCCGCGGGAGGCGAGAAAGGTATTCCTCTAG
- the csn12 gene encoding protein csn12 (COG:D;~EggNog:ENOG410PG8H;~InterPro:IPR036388,IPR000717;~PFAM:PF01399), producing the protein MSNIFDDFKEGQKIGSGARLAASLSPVATAEYPDRLKSFYYFSNAVHVSADLRYSLFQANGLRLPKQEQNSWVDIFTAYWKAVGEIVRFDDSPRHASWVKVFDAWKDTANQLIRGYSTGSLQAWTVPCLYSVGRYLRAFAMKADAELSAQDSVTFDDRFQDDATDAKNPKLEEATRVLNRMFTLCLSDRAPIEESRKWGIYDTTNLLFKTYFKLNTVGLSKNLLRALNASSADLPGLDAFPKSHIVTFEYYVGVIHFLDENYAEAEEHLSYAWRMCNKSATKNRELILTYLVPCHLVTTHTLPSKKLLAPFPRVEKLFRPLCDCIKKGDLGGFDAAMTAGEEEFVKRRIYLPLERGRDIALRNLFRKVFIAGGFDEPKEGQPPIRRTRVPVAEFAAALRIGTHADDRSRVDIDEVECLLSNLIYKGLMKGYIARERGMVVLSKGGTAFPGTGV; encoded by the exons ATGTCCAACATCTTCGATGATTTCAAGGAGGGCCAGAAGATCGGCTCTGGCGCCCGCCTGGCGGCATCTCTCTCCCCCGTCGCGACTGCGGAGTACCCCGACCGTCTGAAGTCATTCTACTACTTCTCTAACGCCGTACATGTTTCCGCCGACCTCCGATACTCGCTCTTCCAAGCAAATGGCCTGAGGCTTCCCAAGCAAGAACAGAACTCGTGGGTCGACATCTTTACCGCTTATTGGAAAGCCGTGGGGGAGATTGTCCGATTCGACGACTCCCCCAGACATGCTAGCTGGGTGAAAGTGTTCGATGCGTGGAAGGATACGGCAAATCAATTGATTAGGGGCTACTCGACAGGCAGTCTGCAAGCTTGGACGGTGCCATGCTTGTACTCTGTCGGAAGATATTTGCGGGCCTTCGCCATGAAGGCCGATGCTGAGCTTTCTGCCCAAGACTCCGTCACTTTCGACGATCGCTTTCAGGATGATGCGACGGATGCCAAGAATCCAAAGCTGGAGGAAGCTACACGGGTGCTCAACAGGATGTTTACCTTGTGTCTAAGTGACCG GGCACCGATCGAGGAATCGCGAAAATGGGGCATCTACGACACTACAAACCTGCTGTTCAAGACATACTTCAAACTCAACACTGTTGGCCTCTCCAAGAACTTGCTGCGTGCCCTCAATGCCTCATCTGCCGATCTTCCCGGCTTGGACGCCTTTCCCAAGTCTCATATTGTCACCTTTGAGTACTACGTCGGTGTCATACACTTTCTGGATGAGAATTATGCTGAA GCTGAAGAGCATCTGTCGTACGCATGGAGGATGTGCAACAAATCTGCGACGAAGAATAGAGA GTTGATTCTCACCTACCTCGTTCCCTGCCATCTTGTCACCACACACACTTTGCCCAGCAAAAAGCTTCTTGCACCGTTCCCTCGTGTAGAGAAGCTCTTCCGTCCATTGTGCGACTGTATAAAAAAGGGAGACCTGGGCGGGTTTGATGCCGCGATGACAGCCGGGGAGGAAGAATTCGTCAAGAGGCGCATATACTTACCCCTGGAAAGGGGACGCGATATCGCTTTACGGAACCTCTTCCGCAAGGTCTTCATCGCCGGTGGATTCGACGAACCCAAGGAAGGACAGCCTCCCATTCGTCGCACACGGGTTCCCGTTGCCGAGTTCGCAGCGGCGTTAAGGATTGGTACTCATGCCGATGATCGGTCCCGCGTAGACATTGATGAGGTTGAATGTCTGCTGTCAAACCTTATCTACAAG GGATTGATGAAAGGATACATTGCCCGTGAACGCGGCATGGTTGTATTGAGCAAAGGTGGCACCGCATTCCCTGGAACGGGGGTCTAG
- a CDS encoding uncharacterized protein (COG:B;~EggNog:ENOG410PMG6;~InterPro:IPR009071,IPR036910;~PFAM:PF00505,PF09011) — translation MSRREDSKARDDTVTVNVEDFTRTRDSVVSSLVQLSAAVSELTKAYLNHADTVLGRTPTALDISSITGITSSLYESGLLGARATSPGAKSEVGEKKKRKRAPPDPNAPKRALTPFFLYMQHNRSRIAEELGPNAKPKEVSDEGTRRWAEMPEPQKEVWKKLYADNLAIYKEKVKAYKAGLPYSDDAKAASQLHQGIEGAEATEASEDEEQESEEESEEESSPEPVKEPTPPRSTKRRRSEGKPTAKEAPTPSEKKKESPEKKKRGAAARKEKEQEETPARKAAGGENKRATKKKRKSEAGAEE, via the exons ATGTCTCGCCGCGAAGATTCCAAGGCTAGGGATGACACTGTCACCGTTAACGTTGAAGATTTTACCCGCACTCGCGACAGT GTTGTCTCCAGCCTAGTGCAACTGTCGGCCGCGGTCTCTGAGCTGACCAAGGCCTACCTCAACCATGCCGACACTGTCCTGGGTCGCACCCCTACTGCCCTGgacatcagcagcatcaccgGCATCACCAGCTCTTTGTATGAGTCTGGTCTGCTTGGTGCGCGCGCTACCAGCCCTGGCGCCAAGTCCGAAGtgggcgagaagaagaagcgcaagcgtgCTCCCCCGGACCCCAACGCGCCCAAGCGCGCCTTGactcccttcttcctttacATGCAGCACAACCGCTCCCGTATTGCTGAGGAGTTGGGTCCCAATGCCAAGCCCAAGGAAGTCTCTGACGAGGGTACTCGCCGTTGGGCTGAGATGCCTGAACCCCAGAAGGAG GTCTGGAAGAAGCTGTATGCGGACAACCTTGCCATctacaaggagaaggtgaaggcCTACAAGGCTGGTCTCCCTTACTCGGACGATGCCAAGGCTGCGAGCCAGCTGCACCAGGGTATTGAGGGCGCCGAGGCCACTGAGGCgtctgaagatgaggagCAGGAATCCGAGGAAGAGTCCGAGGAGGAGTCTTCTCCCGAGCCGGTCAAGGAGCCCACTCCCCCGCGCAGCACCAAGCGTCGTCGCAGCGAGGGCAAGCCTACTGCCAAGGAGGCACCGACCCccagcgagaagaagaaggagtcccccgagaagaagaagcgcggcgctgctgctcgcaaggagaaggagcaggaagagacCCCTGCTCGCAAGGCTGCAGGTGGCGAGAACAAGCGCGccaccaagaagaagcgcaagagcGAGGCCGGTGCTGAGGAGTAA
- the MCR1 gene encoding cytochrome b5 reductase family protein (COG:M;~EggNog:ENOG410PFBX;~InterPro:IPR001834,IPR008333,IPR001433,IPR017927, IPR001709,IPR017938,IPR039261;~PFAM:PF00175,PF00970;~go_function: GO:0016491 - oxidoreductase activity [Evidence IEA];~go_process: GO:0055114 - oxidation-reduction process [Evidence IEA]), protein MFARQAFRCAQPLKQGFRKYSTEAPKGKSSLAPIYAAVGITGVAVGLYRYNSATAEAPAVVDRPKVFKGGDQGWFDLKLSEIEVLNHNTKRLRFEFEDKEAVSGLQVASALLTKFKPADAKAVIRPYTPTSDEETPGYIDLVVKVYPNGPMSEHLHSMNVGQRLDFKGPIVKYPWETNKHNHICLIAGGTGITPMYQLAREIFKNPEDQTKVTLVFGNVKEEDILLKKEFEELENTYPRRFRAFYVLDNPPKEWTGGKGYINKELLKTVLPEPKEENIKIFVCGPPGMYKAISGTKNSPTDQGELSGILKELGYSKEQVFKF, encoded by the exons ATGTTCGCTCGTCAAGCTTTCCGCTGCGCTCAGCCCCTCAAACAG GGCTTCCGCAAGTACTCCACGGAAGCGCCCAAGGGCAAGTCTTCCCTGGCTCCCATCTACGCCGCCGTTGGTATCACCGGTGTCGCTGTCGGTCTCTACCGCTACAACTCGGCCACCGCTGAGGCCCCGGCTGTTGTCGACCGCCCCAAGGTCTTCAAGGGTGGTGACCAAGGATGGTTTGACCTGAAGCTGTCCGAGATCGAGGTCCTGAACCACAACACCAAGCGCCTGCGCTTCGAGTTCGAGGACAAGGAAGCTGTCTCCGGCCTCCAGGTTGCCT CTGCCCTCCTGACCAAGTTCAAGCCCGCCGACGCCAAGGCTGTCATTCGCCCTTACACCCCCACCAGCGATGAGG AAACCCCCGGCTACATCGACCTTGTCGTCAAGGTCTACCCCAACGGACCCATGTCCGAGCACCTGCACAGCATGAACGTCGGCCAGCGCCTGGACTTTAAGGGCCCCATCGTCAAGTACCCCTGGGAGACCAACAAGCACAACCACATCTGCCTGATCGCTGGTGGTACCGGTATTACCCCCATGTACCAGCTGGCGCGTGAGATCTTCAAGAACCCCGAGGACCAGACCAAGGTTACCCTGGTCTTCGGTAACgtcaaggaggaggacaTCCTCCTGAAGAAGGAATTCGAGGAGCTCGAGAACACCTACCCCCGCCGCTTCCGTGCCTTCTACGTCCTGGACAACCCTCCCAAGGAGTGGACCGGCGGCAAGGGCTACATCAACAAGGAACTTCTGAAGACTGTCCTCCCCGAGcccaaggaggagaacaTCAAGATCTTCGTCTGCGGTCCCCCCGGCATGTACAAGGCCATCAGTGGCACCAAGAACAGCCCCACGGACCAGGGCGAGCTGTCCGGTATCCTGAAGGAGCTGGGCTACTCTAAGGAGCAGGTCTTCAAGTTCTAG
- a CDS encoding BTB/POZ domain-containing protein (COG:S;~EggNog:ENOG410PMED;~InterPro:IPR000210,IPR011333;~PFAM:PF00651;~go_function: GO:0005515 - protein binding [Evidence IEA]), whose protein sequence is MLSQRQQPQQQQQGLHRPSPRVLSTKRLHSHHPDSFSSRYRAGKAKPRSREQSVVASRRLHRSRHPPDTPPDGSNSSLSHGVITLTIGPTKRLFAAHKDILCVSPYFAALCNPPNNDTSSSSSPSSSPSSSPSPTKSMKTIDLPDEQPEIFSCVLEYLYRGDYYPRLRHDKSTNTWDLETTTSSSSSSTPNTRSKTTKDTTDPSAIIFHPAVGAEILRDTAVYCAAEKYSLEHLKRLSLKKQGLHSNIPCHIILSSARYAYMHTPDTESKLRAHYLALIIRSRGTFKRSGTMQMEMERGGKLFFDLFVAMCNHMDDLEEAARGEGTC, encoded by the exons ATGCTATCCCAACGGCAAcaaccacagcagcagcagcagggccTCCATCGCCCTAGCCCCAGAGTCCTCTCCACAAAACGCCTACATTCCCACCACCCAGATagcttctcctccagatACCGAGCCGGCAAGGCCAAACCGCGATCTCGCGAACAATCAGTCGTCGCATCACGACGTCTCCATCGCAGCAGACACCCTCCCGACACACCCCCAGATGGAAG caactcctccctctcccacggCGTAATAACCCTCACCATCGGCCCAACCAAACGCCTGTTCGCCGCACACAAGGACATCCTCTGCGTCTCGCCCTACTTCGCAGCCCTCTGCAATCCTCCCAACAATGacacctcctcttcttcctccccgtcgtcttccccttcctcctcacccagCCCTACCAAATCCATGAAAACAATCGACCTCCCCGACGAACAACCCGAAATCTTCTCCTGCGTCCTCGAATACCTCTACCGCGGCGACTACTACCCCCGTCTCCGCCACGACAAATCCACCAACACATGGGACTTGGaaacaacaacctcctcctcctcatcctctactCCTAATACCAGAAGTAAGACTACCAAAGACACCACCGACCCCAgcgccatcatcttccacccaGCCGTAGGAGCAGAAATCCTCCGCGACACCGCAGTATA CTGCGCAGCCGAGAAATACTCCCTCGAGCATCTCAAACGCCTCTCGTTGAAAAAGCAAGGCCTCcactccaacatcccctgcCATATTATCCTGAGTAGTGCGCGATACGCGTACATGCACACGCCGGATACGGAGAGTAAGCTGCGGGCGCATTATCTGGCGCTGATCATTCGCAGTCGGGGAACGTTTAAGCGGAGTGGGACGAtgcagatggagatggaacgTGGGGGGAAGTTGTTTTTTGATTTGTTTGTGGCGATGTGTAATCATATG GATGATCTTGAGGAGGCGgcgaggggggaagggacgTGTTAG